Proteins from one Acidobacteriota bacterium genomic window:
- a CDS encoding R3H domain-containing nucleic acid-binding protein gives MELNPTSAISQANGQRAVRTDDLGLLLNILPHSLRTAVEKLDAEELLEVILDVGRRPQARVISGTVTLLQRDVTFEDIQAVVARTGEFSGDNRAGIERTLHRISAMRNRKGQIIGLTCRVGRAVTGTLDIVRDVIESGKSLLLLGPPGVGKTTLLREAARVLADQVGKRVMVVDTSNEIAGDGDVPHPGIGGARRMQVPSPQHQHQVMIEAVENHMPEVIVIDEIGTLEEALAARTIAERGVQLVATAHGLKLENLVQNPTLCDLVGGIQAVTLGDDEARRRGTQKTVLERKAPPTFASLVEIQSRQRLAVFHEIAPVVDALLQGRPLKPEVRERCQEGGFRVNHEPAPSRPTPFESAHRSNGHVPASSRRRIVKLFPIGVNRGRLQRAVRELRVPVRIADHPGEAHMVVSLKNQAKRRHHKLKSTLRRGVSFHILKSNTYSQIKNFLRDHFLTFEDREAGIQDEIAGGLREVEDAVARVRGESEIVELPPRKAYVRRKQHEQVQVYGLYSESQGEASERHVVIYPREIARNFQVT, from the coding sequence TTGGAATTAAACCCGACTTCTGCGATCTCCCAGGCCAATGGTCAAAGGGCAGTTCGTACCGACGACCTGGGCCTTCTTCTCAACATTCTTCCTCACTCGCTGCGAACCGCGGTAGAAAAGCTCGATGCCGAAGAGTTGCTGGAGGTGATCCTTGACGTAGGGCGCCGTCCTCAAGCCAGGGTCATCAGCGGCACGGTGACGCTTTTGCAGCGCGACGTGACCTTCGAAGACATCCAAGCCGTGGTGGCGCGGACGGGAGAGTTCTCGGGAGACAACCGAGCTGGAATCGAGCGCACCCTGCACCGCATCAGCGCCATGCGCAACCGCAAGGGCCAGATTATCGGCCTGACCTGCCGGGTGGGCCGCGCCGTGACGGGGACTCTGGACATCGTCCGCGACGTCATCGAAAGCGGCAAGAGCCTGTTGCTGCTGGGTCCTCCCGGAGTGGGCAAGACCACGCTGTTGCGCGAGGCCGCCCGGGTGCTGGCCGATCAAGTGGGCAAGCGCGTCATGGTGGTGGACACCTCCAATGAAATCGCCGGCGACGGAGATGTGCCCCATCCCGGCATCGGAGGCGCCCGGCGCATGCAGGTGCCCAGTCCGCAACATCAGCATCAAGTCATGATCGAGGCGGTCGAGAACCACATGCCCGAGGTGATCGTGATCGACGAAATCGGCACCTTGGAAGAAGCGCTGGCGGCCCGCACCATCGCCGAGCGTGGGGTCCAGTTGGTGGCTACGGCCCACGGATTGAAGCTGGAAAATCTGGTCCAGAATCCGACCTTGTGCGACTTGGTAGGCGGAATCCAGGCCGTCACCCTGGGCGACGACGAAGCCCGCCGCCGCGGCACGCAGAAGACGGTGCTGGAACGCAAGGCTCCGCCCACCTTCGCCTCGCTGGTGGAGATTCAAAGCCGTCAGCGCTTGGCCGTTTTTCACGAGATCGCTCCCGTGGTGGACGCCCTGCTGCAGGGCCGTCCCCTCAAGCCCGAGGTGCGCGAGCGCTGTCAGGAGGGGGGATTCCGCGTCAACCACGAGCCGGCGCCGTCCCGTCCGACGCCCTTCGAGTCCGCCCACCGCAGCAATGGGCACGTCCCGGCAAGCAGCCGGCGCCGCATCGTCAAGCTCTTTCCCATCGGCGTCAATCGCGGTCGCTTGCAGCGGGCCGTGCGCGAGTTGCGGGTGCCAGTGCGAATCGCCGATCACCCCGGCGAAGCTCACATGGTGGTGAGTCTCAAGAATCAAGCCAAGCGCCGACATCACAAGCTCAAGTCGACTCTGCGCAGAGGCGTCTCCTTTCACATCCTCAAGAGCAATACCTACAGCCAGATCAAGAACTTCCTTCGCGACCACTTTCTCACCTTTGAAGACCGCGAAGCCGGCATCCAGGACGAGATTGCGGGAGGGTTGCGCGAGGTTGAAGACGCCGTGGCCAGAGTACGCGGCGAGTCGGAAATCGTAGAACTGCCTCCCCGCAAGGCTTACGTTCGCCGCAAGCAGCATGAGCAGGTACAGGTCTACGGCCTCTATTCCGAGAGCCAGGGCGAGGCCTCGGAGCGCCACGTCGTGATCTATCCCCGAGAGATTGCCCGCAACTTTCAAGTGACGTAA
- a CDS encoding TlpA disulfide reductase family protein gives MRRMTVAALALLMITLPLLAQGQAEMGVLQEVRKMMAESGGRVTFSELANSDRFSAEQKTFLLRLYEIFFQIPAVLKSEYENTGKIPTRQNVADNFGISTQSVDLLLAVMKSDPRVPSMFTLDSSSREIASLNVDNIEAFMEQRGASVQVTAWEGKALPDFELPTLDGETVSAQDLRGHGSLIYFWFTGCPPCVRIAPRLAKLDEMYRDKGLRIVGINADRVLDIQVSDQQRRSYLEKHGIRFVNAHLNRSVRQAFGGIQIFPTIFFADQEGTIVAHYINEQQYDTLQATAEKVTGDR, from the coding sequence ATGCGAAGAATGACTGTTGCAGCTTTGGCCCTATTGATGATCACCCTCCCGCTCCTGGCTCAAGGCCAAGCCGAGATGGGAGTCCTCCAGGAAGTCCGCAAGATGATGGCGGAGAGCGGGGGACGGGTCACCTTCTCGGAGTTGGCCAACAGCGACCGCTTCAGCGCAGAGCAGAAGACCTTCCTGCTGCGGCTTTACGAGATCTTCTTCCAGATTCCCGCCGTGCTCAAGTCCGAATACGAAAACACCGGCAAGATTCCCACCCGCCAAAACGTGGCCGACAACTTCGGAATCAGCACGCAATCGGTCGACCTGCTGCTGGCCGTCATGAAGTCCGATCCGCGAGTGCCCTCCATGTTCACCCTCGACTCCTCCAGCCGCGAAATCGCATCCTTGAACGTCGACAACATCGAGGCCTTCATGGAGCAGCGGGGCGCCTCGGTACAGGTTACGGCTTGGGAAGGCAAGGCCTTGCCCGACTTTGAACTGCCCACTCTGGACGGCGAAACCGTTTCCGCACAGGACCTGAGGGGGCACGGATCGTTGATCTATTTCTGGTTCACGGGATGCCCGCCCTGCGTACGCATCGCCCCCCGCCTGGCCAAGCTGGACGAGATGTACCGTGACAAGGGATTGAGGATAGTGGGCATCAATGCCGACCGTGTCCTGGATATCCAAGTCAGCGACCAACAACGCCGCAGTTATCTGGAAAAGCACGGCATCAGGTTCGTCAACGCCCACCTGAATCGGTCCGTGCGGCAGGCCTTCGGCGGCATTCAGATCTTCCCCACCATCTTCTTCGCCGACCAGGAGGGCACCATCGTGGCCCACTACATCAACGAGCAGCAGTACGACACGCTGCAAGCCACGGCCGAAAAGGTGACTGGAGACCGCTAG